The nucleotide window GTGGTTCACGCTCCACGCCTGCGCGTCGTTGTGGATCCGCGCGATGTCCTGGTCCGCCTGGATCTTGTTCACCGTCAGCGACGCCGAATCGCTCAGCAACTGCCGCGTCGCGCTCAGGTCCTTCCAGAACGGCATCTTCACCTCGCGCCCGCCCTGCGCCGCGATCCGGTCAAACGCATCGCCCGTCTCGACGATGCCCGATCTGCCAAAGCGCGACAGCTCGGCTGTCCGCTCGATGGCGTATTTCTCAAACTCCGTGGGGATGATAATGTCCGCCACTGCTGTCTTAGCCATACTTCACAATCTCCGGTTGTGATCCGCAAAGTAGGGCAGGCGTCTCGCCTGCCTTCCCCTATGCAGCCGCCCTCAATCGGGCCGCCAACTGCGGATCGGATTTCTGCAACTTCATTTGCTCCGTGAGGTTCCACGTCTCCTTCCGGAACGGATTCCTCGCGGACCTGCCTGCTCGCGCCCCTGCGCCTCCCCCGGAAGCGTCGCCGGCAGCCCCGCCACCGGCGTTGGACTCGAACAAATGAGGAGCGTCGGCGACCTGCAGATCCACCCACTCCTCCAAATTCAACGGCGTGAGGCCATCCTTGCCCATGCGCACCGTCTGCCCATCCGCCTCAAACGCGGTGGGAACACCCTTCTCCAGCCGGAACACGCTCCGCGCCCGCGCCGTGATGTCCGGGATCGCCGTCGGCCGCAGCCCCCGCTTCGACGCCGCCGCCGTCACCCCCTGGTCAATTTGGATCGCCGTCAGCCGCGCATTCAGCGCATCCCGCTCCGCCACCACCGCCTGCACCTGCTCCGACTCCGACCGCTCGAACCGGCGCTTGATCTCGTCCCGCTCGCGCCTCAGCGCCACGTTGGCGTCCCGGAACTCGTCCACCTTCGACCTCTCCACCGCCCCCTCCACATCCAGCACCCAGGCTCCATCCCGCTCCACATACAGCCCCTGCAACTCCGCGGGGATTTCCTCCTTCGACTTCGCTCGAAACTTGATCGCCATGGCGCAAGCGTAGCATCGGTTTTGGCGAGCAAGTCCGGCCCGGAGCTGGACTACCGTCAGGAACCGTCAGGAGCCGTCACGGGCCGTCAGGAGCCGTCATTTTTGTTTTTGACGACCTCTGCCCGCCGCGAAGCCCTTGACATAGAAGGTGGTCTTCTATAAAAGCCGCTCAACTATGAAGGCACTCAGAGCGACCCTTTCAGCTTTCGCACTCTTCCTTCTCGGAGCCCCCAGTCTCCAGGCCACCACGGTGGCGTCCAACCTGGACCGGCCCTACGTCGGTTTCTATCGGAGCGTCACGTCCGGCGAATGGGCCGCCACTTCCTTCACGACCGGCAATCAGCCCGCAGTGTTGCACGCGGCCAGCCTCGAACTGTTCGCCCAAGGTGGCACCGCCACCTTTGTGCTGGACCTGCGACAGAACGCCATCGCGTTTCCAGGCACCGAGCTGGGGCAATTCCTCAACACCCCTTCCACCAGCAGCAGCAGCGCCGTGCTCCTGACCTTTGCCAGCGCTTTCACCTTGCAGCCCAATACGACTTACTGGCTGGCGCTGACGGCCACTTCCGGAACCGGAGCCTGGCTGCAAACCTCCGTTGGCCCCCCCGACACCTGGGCCATCAACGCTTTGGCCTACAGCCCCGATGATGGCACGGCGTGGGAGGGACCCTTTGCCCAGGCAGGCTATCTCAGCCTGGAGGCAACCATCATCCCTGAGCCCTCCGCCTGCGCGCTCCTGGGCGCGGCCACCGCCGGCCTGGCTTGCGTGCGCAGAAAGCTCCGGCGCTCGGCTGCTCCGGCGGCCGGAAAAAGGAAAAAGGGGTCAGACCATAGTTTGGTGCGATTCCCGCACCGGTGAGAGCAAACACACGAGCAAAACCGCACCAAACTATGGTCTGACCCCTTCATTCTAATGAAACCAGGAATTCTTTCCCAGTTTGTCCAGCATTATCCAATAACTAGGAATTCTTTCCTAGTAATCAAATAGTTCGGCGGTTATGCGCGTCTCCATTCTGATTCTCACGCTCGTTGTTCTTGCGACCGGATGCTCCGAGGGGCGCTTCCGGCAGAGCGGCTCGTCCGCCATGTCGCCAACCA belongs to Candidatus Paceibacterota bacterium and includes:
- a CDS encoding coat protein; this translates as MAKTAVADIIIPTEFEKYAIERTAELSRFGRSGIVETGDAFDRIAAQGGREVKMPFWKDLSATRQLLSDSASLTVNKIQADQDIARIHNDAQAWSVNH
- a CDS encoding choice-of-anchor R domain-containing protein, yielding MKALRATLSAFALFLLGAPSLQATTVASNLDRPYVGFYRSVTSGEWAATSFTTGNQPAVLHAASLELFAQGGTATFVLDLRQNAIAFPGTELGQFLNTPSTSSSSAVLLTFASAFTLQPNTTYWLALTATSGTGAWLQTSVGPPDTWAINALAYSPDDGTAWEGPFAQAGYLSLEATIIPEPSACALLGAATAGLACVRRKLRRSAAPAAGKRKKGSDHSLVRFPHR